In Spea bombifrons isolate aSpeBom1 chromosome 12, aSpeBom1.2.pri, whole genome shotgun sequence, the following proteins share a genomic window:
- the ZBTB44 gene encoding zinc finger and BTB domain-containing protein 44 isoform X1 → MGVKTFTHNSPAHSQEMLGKLNMLRNDGHFCDITIRVQDKIFRAHKVVLAACSEFFRTKLVGQAEESNQCVLDLHHVTVTGFIPLLEYAYTATLSINTENIIDVLAAASYMQMFSVASTCSEFMKSSILWNTQQEKVLDTGQENSGNCNNFRDGSLSPVSSECSVVERTIPICRESRRKRKSYIVMSPESPLKCSTQTSSPQVLNPTPSYSEARNQQVDSSHAFPWTFPFGIDRRMQSDKVKQMEARTLEVPGPSEVARRVTDYVACESTKANSPLVMEDDVRVKVERLSDEEVHEEVSQPVSASQSSMSDQQTVPGSEQVQEDLLISPQSSSIGSIDEGVGEGLPTLQGAANTNVHADDDDRLENVQYPYQLYLAPSTSSTERPSPNGPDRPFQCPTCGVRFTRIQNLKQHMLIHSGIKPFQCDRCGKKFTRAYSLKMHRLKHEGKRCFRCQICSATFTSFGEYKHHMRVSRHIIRKPRIYECKTCGAMFTNSGNLIVHLRSLNHEASELANYFQSSDFLVPDYLSQEQEEALGQYELADHGFESSSSVQMPVISQVSSTQNCESTFTLGPLGGLAEKEEDDEDMAEPSKVSPMEGTGRDDPPKPEVASIAVE, encoded by the exons ATGGGTGTGAAGACTTTTACTCACAATTCTCCGGCTCATAGCCAGGAAATGCTGGGAAAGCTGAACATGCTGCGGAACGACGGCCACTTCTGCGACATCACCATACGGGTTCAGGACAAGATCTTCAGGGCGCACAAGGTGGTCCTGGCGGCCTGTAGCGAGTTCTTCCGCACCAAGCTGGTGGGCCAAGCAGAGGAAAGCAACCAGTGTGTCCTGGACTTGCATCACGTCACGGTGACTGGTTTCATCCCGCTATTGGAATACGCGTACACGGCGACATTATCCATCAACACGGAGAACATTATAGACGTGCTAGCTGCTGCAAGCTACATGCAGATGTTTAGCGTGGCCAGCACCTGCTCAGAGTTCATGAAGTCCAGTATTTTGTGGAATACCCAGCAGGAGAAGGTCCTGGACACCGGGCAAGAAAACTCTGGTAACTGCAATAACTTCCGAGACGGCAGCCTCTCTCCGGTCTCCTCAGAATGTAGCGTCGTGGAGAGGACCATTCCCATCTGTCGCGAGTCCCGTCGGAAACGTAAAAGCTATATAGTCATGTCTCCTGAGAGCCCTTTGAAATGCAGCACACAGACAAGCTCTCCACAAGTCCTAAACCCTACGCCTTCCTACAGCGAGGCAAGGAATCAGCAAGTGGACTCGTCCCATGCCTTCCCCTGGACTTTCCCCTTTGGCATCGATCGAAGGATGCAGTCAGACAAGGTAAAGCAGATGGAGGCTCGAACGTTAGAAGTGCCTGGACCTTCTGAAGTCGCACGGAGGGTAACGGATTACGTTGCCTGCGAAAGCACTAAAGCCAATTCTCCTTTGGTGATGGAGGATGACGTCAGAGTGAAAGTGGAGAGACTGAGCGATGAGGAGGTCCACGAGGAAGTGTCTCAGCCGGTCAGCGCGTCTCAGAGCTCCATGAGTGACCAGCAGACCGTTCCTGGAAGCGAACAGGTTCAGGAAGACCTGCTCATCAGCCCACAGTCATCTTCCATAG GCTCCATCGATGAGGGAGTTGGAGAAGGACTACCCACGCTGCAAGGAGCAGCCAACACCAACGTGCACGCCGACGATGACGACCG ATTGGAGAATGTCCAGTATCCATATCAACTGTACTTGGCTCCTTCAACAAGCAGCACGGAACGGCCAAGTCCAAACGGGCCGGACCGACCTTTCCAGTGCCCTACATGTGGAGTACGCTTCACACGGATCCAGAACCTGAAGCAGCACATGCTCATACACTCTG GAATTAAACCCTTTCAGTGTGACCGTTGTGGGAAAAAATTCACTCGGGCTTACTCCTTAAAGATGCATCGGCTGAAACACGAAGGTAAACGCTGTTTCCGGTGCCAGATATGTAGCGCGACATTCACTTCCTTCGGGGAATACAAACACCACATGCGGGTTTCCCGGCACATTATCCGCAAGCCTCGGATATACGAGTGCAAAACATGCGGCGCCATGTTCACCAACTCTGGAAATTTAATCGTGCACCTGAGGAGCCTGAACCACGAAGCGTCAGAGCTAGCAAACTACTTCCAGAGCAG CGATTTCCTAGTGCCCGATTATCTAAGCCAGGAGCAGGAGGAGGCCCTGGGCCAGTACGAGCTGGCGGATCACGGCTTTGAAAGCAGCTCCTCTGTCCAGATGCCTGTCATTTCTCAAGTTTCCTCCACGCAGAACTGCGAGAGCACTTTCACCCTGGGACCCCTGGGCGGGCTGGCCGAGAAAGAGGAGGACGACGAAGACATGGCCGAGCCTTCAAAGGTCAGCCCTATGGAAGGAACCGGCagagatgaccccccaaaaccaGAGGTGGCTTCCATTGCTGTGGAGTAG
- the ZBTB44 gene encoding zinc finger and BTB domain-containing protein 44 isoform X2 has product MGVKTFTHNSPAHSQEMLGKLNMLRNDGHFCDITIRVQDKIFRAHKVVLAACSEFFRTKLVGQAEESNQCVLDLHHVTVTGFIPLLEYAYTATLSINTENIIDVLAAASYMQMFSVASTCSEFMKSSILWNTQQEKVLDTGQENSGNCNNFRDGSLSPVSSECSVVERTIPICRESRRKRKSYIVMSPESPLKCSTQTSSPQVLNPTPSYSEARNQQVDSSHAFPWTFPFGIDRRMQSDKVKQMEARTLEVPGPSEVARRVTDYVACESTKANSPLVMEDDVRVKVERLSDEEVHEEVSQPVSASQSSMSDQQTVPGSEQVQEDLLISPQSSSIGSIDEGVGEGLPTLQGAANTNVHADDDDRLENVQYPYQLYLAPSTSSTERPSPNGPDRPFQCPTCGVRFTRIQNLKQHMLIHSGIKPFQCDRCGKKFTRAYSLKMHRLKHEAIS; this is encoded by the exons ATGGGTGTGAAGACTTTTACTCACAATTCTCCGGCTCATAGCCAGGAAATGCTGGGAAAGCTGAACATGCTGCGGAACGACGGCCACTTCTGCGACATCACCATACGGGTTCAGGACAAGATCTTCAGGGCGCACAAGGTGGTCCTGGCGGCCTGTAGCGAGTTCTTCCGCACCAAGCTGGTGGGCCAAGCAGAGGAAAGCAACCAGTGTGTCCTGGACTTGCATCACGTCACGGTGACTGGTTTCATCCCGCTATTGGAATACGCGTACACGGCGACATTATCCATCAACACGGAGAACATTATAGACGTGCTAGCTGCTGCAAGCTACATGCAGATGTTTAGCGTGGCCAGCACCTGCTCAGAGTTCATGAAGTCCAGTATTTTGTGGAATACCCAGCAGGAGAAGGTCCTGGACACCGGGCAAGAAAACTCTGGTAACTGCAATAACTTCCGAGACGGCAGCCTCTCTCCGGTCTCCTCAGAATGTAGCGTCGTGGAGAGGACCATTCCCATCTGTCGCGAGTCCCGTCGGAAACGTAAAAGCTATATAGTCATGTCTCCTGAGAGCCCTTTGAAATGCAGCACACAGACAAGCTCTCCACAAGTCCTAAACCCTACGCCTTCCTACAGCGAGGCAAGGAATCAGCAAGTGGACTCGTCCCATGCCTTCCCCTGGACTTTCCCCTTTGGCATCGATCGAAGGATGCAGTCAGACAAGGTAAAGCAGATGGAGGCTCGAACGTTAGAAGTGCCTGGACCTTCTGAAGTCGCACGGAGGGTAACGGATTACGTTGCCTGCGAAAGCACTAAAGCCAATTCTCCTTTGGTGATGGAGGATGACGTCAGAGTGAAAGTGGAGAGACTGAGCGATGAGGAGGTCCACGAGGAAGTGTCTCAGCCGGTCAGCGCGTCTCAGAGCTCCATGAGTGACCAGCAGACCGTTCCTGGAAGCGAACAGGTTCAGGAAGACCTGCTCATCAGCCCACAGTCATCTTCCATAG GCTCCATCGATGAGGGAGTTGGAGAAGGACTACCCACGCTGCAAGGAGCAGCCAACACCAACGTGCACGCCGACGATGACGACCG ATTGGAGAATGTCCAGTATCCATATCAACTGTACTTGGCTCCTTCAACAAGCAGCACGGAACGGCCAAGTCCAAACGGGCCGGACCGACCTTTCCAGTGCCCTACATGTGGAGTACGCTTCACACGGATCCAGAACCTGAAGCAGCACATGCTCATACACTCTG GAATTAAACCCTTTCAGTGTGACCGTTGTGGGAAAAAATTCACTCGGGCTTACTCCTTAAAGATGCATCGGCTGAAACACGAAG CGATTTCCTAG